The following are from one region of the Camarhynchus parvulus chromosome 3, STF_HiC, whole genome shotgun sequence genome:
- the LOC115902421 gene encoding ankyrin repeat domain-containing protein 9-like produces the protein MASNQASLQDDQSRHCKFLSYMFYQAVRDHKPVWMLEDMRTMEYFYWEENASLRTYSPSEALLYAVVHNHLPYAQYLLSHFPEEALKVPGEHFCYCPSSAPHLAMAVTYDRRDILGLIIKIAHKLPSLNSYINRAGCFHLEDGKTPLHLACELLRSETVLILLGNGASPRIEDSKGLTPLDVILEQMWDSKVNVASKKLCLDYLLLFMPNPQFKMRKVLQEHPDHWTALLGEDKFNSLVGNTPASLYLQAMQTILQTLPPSHFPKSIQELPIPQALKPLPSYGKKLPAKNVHH, from the coding sequence ATGGCTAGTAACCAGGCCAGCCTGCAGGATGATCAGAGCAGGCACTGCAAGTTCTTATCCTACATGTTCTACCAGGCTGTGAGAGATCACAAGCCTGTGTGGATGCTGGAAGACATGAGAACTATGGAGTATTTTTACTGGGAGGAGAATGCCAGCTTACGAACCTACTCACCTTCAGAAGCCCTTCTCTATGCAGTGGTGCATAATCACCTGCCTTATGCTCAGTATCTGCTGTCTCATTTTCCAGAGGAGGCTCTCAAGGTGCCTGGGGAACACTTCTGCTATTGcccatcctctgctcctcacctggcCATGGCGGTCACATATGACAGGAGAGATATCCTGGGACTGATCATCAAAATTGCACACAAGCTCCCCAGCTTGAACTCCTATATCAATAGGGCTGGCTGCTTTCATCTGGAAGATGGGAAAACACCCCTGCACCTTGCCTGCGAGCTGCTGAGGTCAGAGACGGTCCTCATCCTCCTCGGGAACGGAGCCTCTCCCAGGATAGAGGACAGTAAAGGGCTGACCCCGCTGGACGTCATCCTGGAGCAGATGTGGGACTCCAAAGTCAATGTTGCATCAAAGAAGCTCTGCCTTGACTACCTCTTGCTCTTCATGCCCAACCCACAGTTTAAGATGCGGAAAGTTCTGCAGGAGCATCCAGACCACTGGACAGCTTTGCTGGGAGAAGACAAATTCAACAGCCTGGTGGGGAACACACCTGCTTCTTTATATCTGCAAGCTATGCAAACTATTCTCCAGACTCTTCCCCCTTCCCACTTCCCTAAAAGCATCCAGGAACTACCTATACCTCAGGCACTAAAGCCTTTACCATCCTATGGCAAAAAGCTACCAGCAAAAAATGTG